A genomic region of Plasmodium malariae genome assembly, chromosome: 14 contains the following coding sequences:
- the PmUG01_14067500 gene encoding conserved Plasmodium protein, unknown function has product MDAHKNGKVNPASFHSGRATLAIKRNLLNINGLSSQVGVNVRAVCDNPSYDNVTTTHSTIEGNEEYRIPMQKNIYMKSKNLQKQCSNDSNSIGEHSVCNYLCEENTNEVHSNDSNDSNDSNVSNDSNVSNVSNVSNVSNVSNVSNNSNDRINNKYISRNRIIHKDSVDTGASATDYFINRSVSSGDILNANDMNNAYINERALSNDSLNSDMIICNASIDANNLREKFLNNEVVKAEFIQGNNLNKAIHNNSLYNCNVPMNGVVMDDMVINDAINNDMVVANELLSNEIISNEIISNEIISNEIISNEIISNEIISNEIISNEIISNEIISNDISGINTLGNTLLNDGVIDSHLGSNGLVSSGMMSNGQMSNIQLHNGHMINGTSIQSNVLLSGYPVNPANDVPSEAFVGQQEDCASTHMLTDHANGDRELIELPYNVYNNNNSSTDKIDYINMEHGRRLYISAKSCSDKEYIFNNDQYNNCYLKCMNESKCMDESKCMDECKCMDECKCMDECKCMDECECMDVNNCMGSAQDACNDEKRRNGYDKLSHSDICNVSGNSKNDYKGLREMEGSEQHGNNAMNSMSHMSFMSDMIDMNNVSHVRSSNYGSDMCSYNNISNGVNYHGAYNDYNSCDVDTQKENYQVIPNGANYINDKNCNDYHGNYAACDNFAEENDGGNYEHYNVSSNTYDSTKNMNNVNNSDLVHAFNSNDKDLTSHNLQEENIFNNCEMNNDEMLYNDKSIMLEHEDDEVNYCSNVATNGNSFNVIEESDTQQITDDNILKNIRINNNYSTSLCKENELNCFTNTSTNNQYNNKYIYSNLEKSNFNLNESAVPNCASEPTSEDYYTLSEHNRSSNISGIGNGGNILKINVTPRNLVQNETLIIRTNTHDSTYYGHASCSNEDQEVNDMHVPSKRDIIMRDNIINENHNEHCNNGNTKNVVGGGSTSEIFFQNEDHNVHNNVHPEYLRGTENDDSTNLFSYNNNTDILNNSTNEYNTINENIKNERVNYGNYMVSPNINFNISTDPVLRSAEDNEEVVHMNGFDRDIGQKFNNSYNNNNNNNNNNNNNNNNNNNNNNNNNNNNNSNFGGNFNDDIMMDSHQCLTNDGTVVLFEENLMEQNLTPPFAVNCEENMNCADNMNGVENMNCAGNMNGVENMNCVENMHQDNYSIENQVSAYLNNYTMQINSNIDPVGANVLPIDNAGDMCEGEMNMNERIGGVEEEGENLQNMENINYMENIEQVGNAMTPLSDNIEMCMNDNFGTIPPEVHNDCDGGQVDFNSGLNNCFNDVLKDGLNDDLNDDLNDGLNDDLNDGLNDGLNDDLNNGLNDDIDDDLNDDLNDDIDDGANDCRNDDEEEIHKRLFNSQNIERIKKCINFLMNNETMNTSDMNDMNDAIDANDVNNVENMHNGGNTLISNNLYDNYNVKVEMNNVYGSDMVASNIVSGCNYDRTALSNSNSYYGSTSNNNSGIHKNIAINGSGIHPMKKNYTNHHETLLNRKEMINKNNYENNAHNNYRKKKRRSKNSTSTTSLYNKEIMQNKLLGNGSISTNEESINAIAHTNNRSDNNNNNRSDNSNNRSDNSNNRSDNSNNRSDNSNNRSDNSNNRSDNMNDTDTYLSQKNNNTMPLHACNNNNVMPDGITASTLNNKMVFDYSPMQNFGAVCKNNSNSSTRQLPNGIYGNNNLFPLSNAILECCASNPSSPNNADFIGNDDTYVNKGLNECGRDIYDDMLNYRSSHNDKLNHKYDNCDNNEDYDNNCYENCKDNPDEENEMKGDENCSEDPTKKPKKKRKSKTFGGLVRKGGTILNLDIESKRIKRTPLCIYSVKDIFTNYKLSKKNVQIVETPDATVECECTIHHNIKCVKDYICFLFEKKRIEEQQGYQEGFNVSGDGTNNSHINCSGVDGGKSKSRKSCNGVDISSSKSRSSCNGIDSGAIENRSSCNGVDDNANNNYINCSSIDSGANNIQNKDNGTDGDANSSSNKSTKKTKTKKKTSTPTKRRSNCKNINQRKKRGQKMKEEEENGGANETEKDTLKETEKGTVNGTANGGANGTANGGANGTANGKANGKANGKANEKTNGKENGKTNGKTNGKANRKINGIANCKANVKADDEENDKANGKTNNTANGALSSGNNEGETEKNGTLEKYHISQCDNILYNINKIWSPAFNRPLGDVGRKLLLKEIREHHHRDAQKTIKQLAEQGLDYGKVRFMRVNELYHYMYALGVFEYAVKISLEFGSNLRMSTISNKVNHANLCLNLKSGYSYCLLCCSQRPNLYGIYSTIKLMDYRMILHNYCKYFDEFVDLYKLKKVEKISYPSRKKADGTTTGNGKNGKKKGNGSCASSARKKGGSSYSISSSISSNISNSSSNSSSISSILSSSSSSSNSNSSSNSNSSSSSNSNSNSSSNSNSNSSSNSSNNSSNNSSKRSSNNSSKRSSNHSSNRSSNRRSQRDEVSDIHSTKEKETSSNNRTELYNSCYVDIISKSVDECSDSIGNESKECISSGSATSISCCSSNKNNEDNNKECSLGKKGNMNNQYLDEEILKRYTFYITNIKFEKIKKEKKQRIDQDAEKYPITHIVDSKIMIFKSTYLKEDSSDNSSTKNMGNDLLKQEEDSNNNNEKDKDKNISEKEKDKNISEKEKDKNISEKEKDKNISEKEKDKNISEKDKDKNINEKDKDKNISEKEKDKNISEKEKDKNISEKEKDKNISALTSTGKDSSNCSSENNSDSSSKGNGNGKDKGDNSGHMNKSNNVVKIELDDESNSSNRKGEDNCYGNSSNMKEDVVNYGGNRSSVEEDLNYGGNSSIMKENVNCPNNSSSVKDEINNKDNDDCVEIDADSRDKNSSNSKKDEDNENDESGGNSDEEEDNKDFSSKDDKKDNYDRDDDDSNNNNNNTGTGSGSGSSGSSGNCSHGGGGGSGSCSHGGGGGSGTNECSRESEGSSKNEGRDSVDKGSANSSRCGGGGGSSQDNCTSSSAYLYYYLYQNYIDKQKGELPPWDSERNKLILSNIHNYDIRSCGLPKNSYPDAKILSYILKNQSCPNLTKFILNLIVAKNKYDQRTNNSITDENKNKKDIVRKENYDKLLSVKVKNENKDNEKNEVQPYINEINAHAYTNMQSEMDGTRTNKKDVHEEYGKKHDCIYDQCCKTCTVNIITEVGVITERKEVRNEEEQVVLCRKETNEHAEDKDFMSKGVTIENTHRKIQIDLEKISQTTERNEMEGRDQKNNLHLINKTIGNGISINKFVFSKNKNKERKIKKNNIHIETNYENLSKMFKKIKKDKLHSSLINKAYNNKAYYDKGRELLFKKNKKIAVKNIARNKANNIANTKESVKNKNKCMNVNMNRNRNGNENMNTQNDHYYSCEHIAALCTMYEKGMMDTIEDHPLLNELPSIHACEPSLKTSFTKFYKAKYDRIFEKAVGNIPLDACSSNFIDRSAPFGYRVTPYLNDEIEERERVRRLKYFKNARKFTKLFKEIYDDRKSNSASKINLNIIPKEEKEVIKCKWANDNSIKRTSSHVSSVTTCDDIMTRDHTSKHIKSAIEIKVQQKKGQHINKSSNNKNNNILRYFPGFEVNRKTTISKKAKHEAIYLTNYINCFITKYGKYNVCYNKEKGLHEQHIPSGDNSWYDDSPMNDYSIDNGNINGASNGASNGASNGVANGVANEGMTDSVQLLRDAHVR; this is encoded by the exons atggatgcACATAAAAATGGGAAGGTGAACCCTGCTAGCTTCCACTCCGGCAGAGCAACCCTTGCTATAAAAAGAAATCTTTTAAACATAAACGGGTTGTCATCCCAGGTAGGTGTAAATGTAAGAGCTGTATGTGATAACCCCTCATATGATAATGTTACTACTACACATAGTACTATAGAAGGGAACGAAGAGTATAGAATACcaatgcaaaaaaatatatatatgaaaagtaaaaatttgcAAAAACAGTGTTCTAATGATTCTAATTCTATTGGAGAGCATTCAGTATGTAATTACTTATGTGAAGAGAATACTAATGAGGTTCATTCAAATGATTCAAATGATTCAAATGATTCAAATGTTTCAAATGATTCAAATGTTTCAAATGTTTCAAATGTTTCAAATGTTTCAAATGTTTCAAATGTTTCAAATAACTCAAATGATAGGATAAATAATAAGTACATTTCTAGAAATAGAATTATACATAAAGATTCTGTTGATACAGGTGCAAGTGCAACggattattttattaacagaTCAGTAAGTTCAGGAGATATTTTAAATGCAAACGATATGAACAatgcatatattaatgaGAGAGCTTTAAGTAATGATTCATTAAACAGTGATATGATAATATGTAATGCTTCAATTGATGCTAATAATTTGAGGGAaaagtttttaaataatgaagtTGTAAAAGCAGAATTCATACAAGGGAATAACTTGAATAAAGCCATACACAACAACTCACTGTATAACTGTAACGTACCTATGAATGGTGTTGTAATGGATGATATGGTAATAAATGATGCGATAAACAACGACATGGTAGTAGCTAATGAGTTGTTGAGCAATGAGATCATTAGCAATGAGATAATAAGCAATGAGATAATAAGCAATGAGATAATAAGCAATGAGATAATAAGCAATGAGATAATAAGCAATGAGATCATTAGCAATGAGATCATTAGCAATGAGATAATAAGCAACGACATTTCTGGCATTAACACTTTAGGGAATACCCTCTTAAATGATGGAGTGATAGATAGCCATCTTGGGAGCAATGGATTGGTAAGTAGCGGGATGATGAGTAATGGACAGATGAGTAATATACAGTTGCACAATGGACACATGATCAATGGTACCTCTATTCAAAGTAACGTATTACTAAGTGGATACCCGGTTAACCCAGCAAATGATGTGCCCAGTGAGGCCTTCGTAGGCCAACAAGAAGATTGTGCTAGTACACATATGTTAACGGACCATGCAAATGGGGATAGAGAATTGATAGAGTTAccatataatgtatataacaacaataatagtagtacAGATAAGATagattatataaacatgGAACACGGTAGAAGGTTATACATAAGCGCTAAGAGTTGTTCTGACAAGgaatacatttttaacaaTGACCAGTACAACAATTGTTATTTGAAATGCATGAATGAAAGCAAATGCATGGATGAAAGCAAATGCATGGATGAATGTAAATGCATGGATGAATGCAAATGCATGGATGAATGCAAATGCATGGATGAATGCGAATGCATGGATGTAAATAATTGTATGGGGAGTGCACAGGATGCATGTAATGACGAAAAAAGACGAAACGGATATGACAAGTTATCACATAGTGATATCTGTAACGTTAGTGGGAACtcaaaaaatgattataaaGGGTTAAGAGAGATGGAAGGAAGTGAACAACACGGGAATAACGCTATGAACAGCATGAGCCATATGAGCTTTATGAGCGATATGATCGATATGAACAACGTAAGCCATGTAAGGAGTAGTAACTACGGGAGTGATATGTGCTCGTACAATAATATAAGCAATGGTGTTAATTACCATGGTGCATACAATGACTACAATAGCTGTGATGTAGATACACAAAAAGAGAATTATCAGGTTATTCCAAACGGtgcaaattatattaatgataaaaattgcAATGATTATCATGGTAACTATGCTGCATGCGATAATTTTGCTGAAGAGAACGATGGAGGTAATTACGAACATTACAATGTCAGTTCTAATACGTACGATTCCAccaaaaatatgaacaatgtAAATAATTCTGACCTTGTACATGCTTTTAATTCTAATGATAAGGATTTAACAAGCCATAATCTTCAAGAAGAGAACATTTTTAACAATTGTGAGATGAATAATGATGAAATGTTGTATAATGATAAAAGTATAATGTTAGAACACGAGGATGATGAAGTAAATTATTGTTCTAACGTTGCAACAAATGGAAATAGCTTCAATGTAATTGAAGAAAGTGATACACAACAGATAACAGAtgataacattttaaaaaatataagaataaataacaaCTATTCAACATCTCTTTGTAAGGAAAATGAACTCAATTGTTTTACGAATACTTCTACCAATAatcaatataataataaatatatttacagtAACCTCGAAAAATCAAATTTTAATCTAAATGAAAGCGCTGTACCGAATTGTGCAAGTGAGCCTACCTCCGAGGATTATTACACGTTAAGTGAACATAATAGAAGCAGCAATATTAGCGGTATTGGCAATGGtggtaatattttaaaaataaatgtaacaCCCAGAAACTTAGTTCAGAATGAAACTTTAATCATACGCACAAATACACATGATAGTACGTACTACGGACATGCTAGTTGTTCTAACGAGGATCAAGAAGTAAATGATATGCATGTGCCAAGTAAGAGGGATATTATTATGAGGGATAAcattataaatgaaaatcatAATGAACATTGTAATAATggtaatacaaaaaatgtagTAGGTGGAGGAAGTACAAgcgaaatattttttcaaaatgaagATCATAATGTACATAACAATGTGCATCCAGAATATTTGAGGGGAACAGAAAATGATGATAGTACTAATTTATTCTCGTATAACAATAACACggatattttaaataacagcacaaatgaatataataccataaatgaaaacataaaaaatgaaagagtAAATTATGGTAACTACATGGTTTCCccaaatattaattttaacattaGCACTGATCCGGTGCTCCGTTCGGCAGAAGATAACGAAGAAGTTGTACACATGAACGGCTTCGACAGGGATATAGGCCAAAAATTCAACAACAGctacaacaacaacaacaacaacaacaacaacaacaacaacaacaacaacaacaacaacaacaacaacaacaacaataacaataacaataacagcaATTTCGGAGGTAACTTCAATGATGATATAATGATGGACAGTCATCAGTGCCTCACGAATGATGGTACAGTCGTGTTATTCGAGGAAAATTTAATGGAGCAAAATTTGACTCCTCCTTTTGCCGTGAACTGTGAGGAAAATATGAACTGTGCCGATAATATGAACGGTGTAGAAAATATGAACTGTGCAGGAAATATGAACGGTGTAGAAAATATGAACTGTGTAGAAAATATGCACCAAGATAATTATAGCATAGAAAATCAGGTATCtgcatatttaaataattatacaatGCAAATAAACAGCAACATCGATCCAGTGGGAGCAAACGTGCTTCCTATTGACAATGCAGGTGATATGTGCGAGGGGGAAATGAACATGAATGAAAGAATTGGAGGTGTCGAAGAAGAAGGGGAAAACCTGCAgaatatggaaaatataaactaCATGGAGAATATAGAACAGGTGGGAAATGCTATGACCCCCCTGTCGGACAATATCGAAATGTGCATGAACGACAACTTTGGGACGATTCCTCCGGAGGTGCATAATGATTGTGATGGTGGTCAGGTTGATTTTAATAGTGGTTTAAATAATTGTTTTAATGATGTTCTAAAAGATGGTCTTAATGATGATCTTAATGATGATCTTAATGATGGTCTTAATGATGATCTTAATGATGGTCTTAATGATGGTCTTAATGATGATCTTAATAATGGTCTTAATGATGATATTGATGATGATCTTAATGATGATCTTAATGATGATATTGATGATGGTGCTAATGATTGCCGAAATGACGATGAGGAAGAAATACATAAGCGGCTTTTTAACAGTCAAAACATCGaacgaataaaaaaatgcatcaactttttaatgaataatgAAACAATGAACACTTCTGATATGAACGATATGAATGATGCGATTGATGCTAATGATGTGAACAACGTAgaaaatatgcataatgGAGGTAATACGCTAATTAGTAATAATCTATATGATAACTACAACGTAAAGGTAGAGATGAATAATGTCTATGGCTCTGATATGGTCGCTTCGAACATTGTCAGTGGTTGTAATTACGACAGGACGGCGTTAAGCAATTCGAATAGTTATTACGGAAGTACTAGCAATAACAATAGTGGAATACATAAGAACATTGCCATTAACGGTAGTGGCATTCATCCCATGAAGAAGAATTACACAAACCACCATGAGACATTATTAAACAGAAAGGAAatgataaacaaaaataactatgaaaataatgcacataataattatagaaaaaaaaaaagaagaagcaaAAATAGTACCTCGACCACTAGCCTATATAACAAAGAAATTATGCAGAACAAGCTTCTTGGAAATGGAAGTATCAGTACGAACGAAGAGTCGATAAATGCTATTGCACATACTAATAATAGaagtgataataataataataatagaagtgataatagtaataatagaagtgataatagtaataatagaagtgataatagtaataatagaagtgataatagtaataatagaagtgataatagtaataatagaaGTGATAACATGAACGACACGGATACATACCTCTCCCAGAAAAACAACAATACTATGCCTCTGCATgcatgtaataataataatgtaatgcCAGATGGTATAACTGCTTCGActcttaataataaaatggtaTTTGATTATTCCCCTATGCAAAATTTTGGTGCAGTTTGTAAAAATAACTCTAACAGTAGCACAAGGCAACTACCAAATGGTATatatggtaataataatttatttcctCTCTCTAATGCTATCCTAGAATGCTGTGCATCGAATCCATCATCTCCAAACAATGCAGATTTTATTGGAAATGATGATACATACGTGAATAAGGGCTTGAATGAATGCGGAAGAGATATATACGATGATATGCTTAACTATAGAAGCAGTCATAATGATAAGCTCAACCATAAGTATGATAACTGTGATAACAACGAAGACTATGATAACAACTGCTACGAAAACTGCAAAGACAACCCAGATGAAGAAAACGAAATGAAAGGAGATGAAAACTGCAGTGAGGACCCTACGAAGAAGCctaagaaaaagagaaaatcaAAAACTTTCGGTGGTTTAGTAAGAAAAGGTGGTACCATTCTTAACCTAGACATTGAATCTAAACGTATTAAACGTACACCTCTTTGCATTTACTCtgttaaagatatatttacaaattacaaattatctaaaaaaaatgtacagaTCGTAGAGACCCCCGATGCTACAGTTGAGTGTGAGTGCACAATACACCACAACATAAAATGCGTTAAGGATTATATTTGCTTTCTgtttgaaaaaaagagaatagaGGAACAGCAGGGGTACCAAGAGGGTTTCAACGTCAGTGGTGATGGTACCAATAACAGCCACATCAATTGTAGTGGAGTTGATGGTGGTAAGAGTAAGAGTCGAAAAAGCTGCAATGGGGTTGATATTAGTTCAAGTAAAAGCCGAAGCAGCTGTAACGGCATTGATAGCGGTGCAATTGAAAATAGAAGCAGCTGCAACGGTGTTGATGACAATGCAAATAACAACTATATCAACTGTAGCAGTATCGATAGCGGTGCCAACAACATCCAGAACAAGGATAACGGAACTGATGGCGATGCCAACAGTAGTAGCAATAAAAGTacgaaaaaaacaaaaactaAGAAAAAGACTAGCACACCCACTAAGAGAAGAAGTAActgcaaaaatattaaccAGAGGAAAAAACGTGGACAGAAGATGAAggaggaagaagaaaatgGAGGAGCGAATGAGACAGAAAAGGACACATTGAAAGAAACAGAAAAGGGAACAGTGAATGGAACAGCAAATGGCGGAGCGAATGGAACAGCAAATGGCGGAGCGAATGGAACAGCAAATGGAAAGGCAAATGGAAAAGCTAATGGAAAAGctaatgaaaaaacaaatggaaaagaaaatggaaaaacaaaTGGAAAAACAAATGGCAAAgcaaatagaaaaataaatggaaTAGCAAATTGTAAAGCAAATGTTAAAGCAGATGATGAAGAGAATGACAAAGCAAatggaaaaacaaataacaCAGCTAATGGAGCATTGAGCAGCGGAAACAATGAGGGAGAAACTGAAAAGAACGGAACTCTGGAAAAATATCACATCAGTCAGTGTGATAATATACTGTACAATATTAACAAGATATGGTCACCCGCGTTTAATAGACCTCTAGGGGATGTTGGACGAAAACTACTACTAAAAGAAATTCGAGAACACCATCATAGAGATGCtcaaaaaacaataaaacaattaGCAGAACAAGGATTAGATTATGGAAAAGTTCGTTTCATGAGagtaaatgaattatatcattatatgtATGCTTTAGGTGTCTTTGAATATGCTGTAAAAATATCATTAGAATTTGGATCAAATTTGAGGATGAGTACTATAAGCAATAAAGTTAACCATGCAAATTTGTGTCTTAATCTAAAAAGTGGGTATTCGTACTGCTTACTTTGCTGCTCACAAAGACCTAACTTGTATGGTATATACTCAACCATAAAACTGATGGATTATAGAATGATTCTACACAATTATTGCAAATATTTCGACGAGTTTGTTGAcctatataaattaaagaagGTTGAAAAGATTAGCTACCCCAGCAGGAAAAAGGCCGACGGGACCACCACGGGTAATGGCAAAAAcggcaaaaaaaaaggcaacgGTAGCTGCGCGAGCAGTGCCCGTAAAAAGGGGGGTAGCAGTTATAGTATCAGTAGTAGTATTAGTAGTAATAttagtaatagtagtagcaATAGTAGCAGTATTAGTAGTATTCtaagtagtagcagtagcagtagcaATAGCAATAGCAGTAGCAATAGCAatagcagtagcagtagcaATAGCAATAGCAATAGCAGTAGCAATAGCAATAGCAATAGCAGTAGCAATAGCAGTAACAATAGTAGTAACAATAGTAGTAAACGTAGTAGTAACAATAGTAGTAAACGTAGTAGTAACCATAGTAGTAACCGCAGTAGCAATCGCCGCAGTCAGAGAGATGAAGTGAGCGACATCCATAGCACTAAAGAGAAGGAAACCAGTAGTAATAACAGGACTGAGTTGTACAACAGCTGTTACGTAGATATCATTTCCAAAAGTGTTGATGAATGCAGCGATAGCATTGGAAATGAAAGCAAGGAGTGCATTAGTTCTGGTAGTGCTACTAGTATCAGCTGCTGTAGTAGTA ataaaaataatgaggataataataaagagtGTAGTTTAGGGAAGAAGGGAAATATGAACAACCAGTACCTAGAcgaagaaattttaaaacgatatacattttatataactaatataaaatttgaaaaaataaaaaaagaaaaaaaacaaagaatagATCAAGATGCTGAGAAATATCCTATCACACACATTGTTGATAGTAAAATTatgatttttaaaagtacttatttaaaagaagataGTAGTGATAATAGTAGTACTAAAAATATGGGGAACGACTTGTTGAAGCAGGAAGAGGATAGCAACAACAACAATGAGAAGGACAAGGATAAGAACATCAGTGAGAAGGAAAAGGATAAGAACATCAGTGAGAAGGAAAAGGATAAGAACATCAGTGAGAAGGAAAAGGATAAGAACATCAGTGAGAAGGAAAAGGATAAGAACATCAGTGAGAAGGACAAGGATAAGAACATCAATGAGAAGGACAAGGATAAGAATATCAGTGAGAAGGAAAAGGATAAGAACATCAGTGAGAAGGAAAAGGATAAGAACATCAGTGAGAAGGAGAAGGATAAGAACATCAGCGCTCTCACCAGTACAGGAAAGGATAGTTCCAACTGCAGCAGTGAAAACAATAGCGATAGCAGCAGTAAAGGGAATGGCAATGGGAAGGACAAAGGAGATAACAGTGGACATAtgaataaaagtaataatgtCGTAAAAATTGAGTTGGATGACGAAAGTAATTCTAGCAATAGAAAGGGAGAAGATAACTGCTACGGTAATAGCAGTAATATGAAAGAAGATGTAGTGAACTATGGTGGTAACAGGAGCAGTGTGGAAGAAGACTTGAACTACGGTGGTAATAGCAGCATTATGAAAGAGAACGTAAACTGCCCTAATAACAGCAGCAGTGTGAAGGACGAGATAAACAACAAGGATAATGATGATTGTGTAGAAATTGATGCAGACAGTAGGGATAagaatagtagtaatagcaAAAAAGACGAAGATAACGAAAATGACGAAAGCGGTGGAAATAGCGACGAAGAGGAGGATAACAAAGATTTCAGCAGTAAGGACGACAAGAAAGATAACTACGATAGGGATGACGatgatagtaataacaataataacaacacCGGAACAGGAAGCGGCAGTGGTAGTAGTGGTAGTAGTGGTAATTGTTCTCATGGTGGCGGAGGTGGTAGTGGTAGTTGTTCTCATGGTGGCGGAGGTGGTAGTGGTACCAATGAATGCAGCAGAGAAAGTGAGGGGAGCAGTAAGAATGAGGGAAGAGACAGCGTCGATAAGGGCAGCGCTAATAGCAGTAGATGCGGCGGTGGTGGTGGTAGTTCCCAGGACAACTGTACTAGTAGCAGTGCTTACTTGTACTATTACTTGTACCAAAATTACATAGATAAACAGAAGGGTGAGTTACCACCCTGGGATTCAGAAaggaataaattaattttaagtaaTATCCATAATTATGATATACGATCGTGTGGATTACCAAAGAACAGTTATCCCGatgcaaaaattttatcatatatattaaaaaatcagAGTTGTCcaaatttaacaaaatttattttaaatttaattgtaGCAAAGAATAAATATGACCAGAGGACAAATAATAGTATTactgatgaaaataaaaataaaaaagatattgtGCGCAAGGAAAATTACGATAAATTATTGAGTGTTAAAGTTAAGAATGAAAATAAggacaatgaaaaaaatgaggtACAAccttatattaatgaaataaatgcTCATGCATATACTAACATGCAAAGTGAAATGGATGGAACCAGGACAAACAAAAAAGACGTACACGAGGAGTATGGTAAGAAGCATGATTGCATATATGATCAATGCTGCAAAACGTGTACAGTTAATATCATTACCGAGGTTGGAGTAATTACGGAAAGAAAAGAGGTCAGGAACGAGGAAGAGCAAGTAGTACTGTGTAGAAAAGAGACAAATGAACATGCTGAAGATAAGGATTTCATGTCTAAGGGAGTTACAATTGAAAATACACATAGGAAAATTCAAATAGACCTAGAAAAAATCTCACAAACAACAGAACGAAATGAGATGGAAGGACGAGATCAGAAAAACAATCTACACTtgataaataaaactatCGGCAATGGAATAAGCATcaataaatttgttttttcgaaaaataaaaataaggaacgaaaaataaaaaaaaataatattcatattgAAACAAATTACGaaaatttaagtaaaatgtttaaaaaaataaaaaaagataaattgcATTCAAGCTTAATAAATAAGGCTTACAATAATAAAGCATATTACGATAAGGGAAGAGAActgctttttaaaaaaaataaaaaaattgcagtaaaaaatatagcaagAAATAAAGCAAATAATATTGCAAATACTAAAGAaagtgtaaaaaataaaaataaatgcatgAACGTGAACATGAACAGAAACAGAAACGGGAACGAGAACATGAACACTCAAAATGATCACTACTACTCCTGTGAGCATATAGCTGCGTTATGCACAATGTACGAAAAAGGAATGATGGACACCATAGAGGACCATCCTCTTCTCAACGAATTACCATCAATACATGCATGTGAACCGAGTTTAAAAACAAgctttacaaaattttataaagcTAAATATGATagaatttttgaaaaagcgGTAGGGAACATACCACTTGATGCTTGCTCATCTAATTTCATTGACAGAAGTGCACCGTTCGGGTATCGTGTAACGCCATATTTAAATGACGAAATAGAAGAAAGAGAAAGGGTAAGaagattaaaatattttaaaaatgcacgtaaatttacaaaactttttaaagaaatatatgatgACAGAAAATCAAATAGTGCTTCAAAAATAAACTTAAACATCATACCGAAAGAGGAGAAAGaagtaataaaatgtaaatggGCAAATGACAACTCAATCAAAAGAACATCCAGTCATGTAAGCTCCGTTACTACGTGTGATGATATAATGACTAGAGATCATACAAGTAAACATATCAAAAGTGCGATTGAAATAAAGGTTCAGCAAAAGAAAGGgcaacatataaataaaagtagtaataataaaaataataatattttaagatACTTCCCTGGATTTGAAGTAAACAGAAAAACCACTATTTCGAAGAAGGCCAAACACGAAGCGATATACTTAAccaattatattaattgtttCATTACCAAATATGGCAAGTACAATGTATGTTATAACAAGGAAAAAGGATTACATGAACAGCATATCCCAAGTGGCGATAACTCATGGTATGATGATAGCCCTATGAATGATTACAGTATAGACAATGGGAATATAAATGGGGCTTCAAATGGGGCTTCAAATGGGGCTTCAAATGGGGTAGCAAATGGGGTAGCAAATGAAGGTATGACTGACTCAGTACAGCTACTACGAGATGCACATGTACGCTAG